One window of Staphylococcus chromogenes genomic DNA carries:
- a CDS encoding terminase large subunit, with translation MIDYATLYAEKVVSGDILVSKKNYAVAKRHLNDLKNPPDGCYWDVEKANKAIKFIEMLPDPKTNEPMPLMLFQKFIVGSIYGWRRDGGFRRFTKCYVSMARKQGKSLVVSGMSLNELLFGQYPKYNRQIYVSSSTYKQAKTIFKMASQQIRLLREKSNLIRKSTEVRKTDLAHTTSESVFEPLSNNPEAVDGKDPTVAILDELASMPDDEMYSRFKTGMTLQKNPLTLLISTAGDNLNSQMYQEYKYITKILSGEVKADNYFVYCAEMDSEDEVNDESLWIKAMPLLESDEHRDTILRNIKSDIQDELEKGTSFHKILIKNFNLWQANKEDSLININEWESIEVKREDYNLYGKDVYIGVDLSRLDDLTSVGFIFPTDDGDMLIDSHSFIGLRTDLEQKSKRDKINYSQLINLGEAEVTTSESGMIDYKRVIEYILDIVDEYQLNVKALCYDPWNAQSFITTLESMMIDWQMIEVGQNFRSLSQPIKTFRMWVAEKTIKHFGNNLLTIAVNNAVLIYDGEDNVKINKKMNRQKIDPIISVITAFSEASMHEFSEDWSSIYESEEFGF, from the coding sequence ATGATTGATTATGCAACACTTTACGCCGAAAAGGTTGTAAGTGGCGACATACTCGTTAGTAAAAAGAATTACGCAGTAGCTAAACGTCACTTAAATGATTTAAAGAATCCCCCTGACGGTTGTTATTGGGACGTTGAGAAAGCAAATAAAGCAATTAAATTTATAGAGATGTTGCCTGACCCTAAAACGAACGAACCTATGCCATTAATGTTATTTCAAAAGTTTATTGTTGGTAGCATTTACGGTTGGCGTCGTGATGGAGGTTTTAGACGATTTACTAAATGCTATGTAAGTATGGCGAGGAAACAAGGTAAATCGCTAGTAGTGTCTGGGATGTCGCTAAATGAATTGTTATTTGGTCAATATCCGAAATACAACCGACAAATATATGTATCATCATCAACTTATAAACAAGCTAAAACAATATTTAAGATGGCAAGTCAACAAATAAGGTTGTTGCGTGAGAAAAGTAATTTAATACGTAAATCGACGGAAGTACGTAAAACAGACCTTGCCCATACAACGTCAGAGAGCGTTTTTGAACCACTTTCTAATAATCCGGAAGCAGTTGATGGTAAAGACCCAACTGTGGCTATACTGGACGAGTTAGCAAGCATGCCAGACGATGAAATGTATTCAAGATTTAAAACTGGTATGACGTTGCAAAAGAACCCTCTCACTCTCTTGATTTCGACGGCAGGCGACAATTTGAATAGTCAGATGTATCAAGAGTATAAATACATTACTAAAATATTATCGGGCGAAGTTAAAGCGGATAATTACTTTGTTTATTGCGCTGAAATGGATTCTGAAGATGAAGTAAATGATGAATCACTGTGGATTAAAGCAATGCCGTTACTGGAATCGGACGAACATAGAGATACGATACTACGTAACATTAAATCAGACATTCAAGACGAATTAGAAAAAGGTACATCATTTCATAAGATTTTGATTAAAAACTTCAACCTTTGGCAAGCGAATAAGGAAGATAGTTTAATCAATATTAATGAGTGGGAATCAATCGAGGTTAAGCGTGAAGATTATAACTTATACGGCAAAGATGTTTATATCGGTGTCGATTTATCACGACTTGACGACTTAACATCTGTAGGATTTATATTTCCGACAGATGACGGCGATATGTTAATCGATAGCCATTCGTTTATAGGATTAAGAACGGATTTAGAACAGAAGTCAAAGCGTGACAAGATAAACTATTCACAATTAATCAATTTAGGAGAAGCAGAAGTGACCACATCTGAAAGTGGCATGATTGATTATAAGCGGGTTATTGAGTATATCCTTGATATTGTGGATGAATATCAATTAAACGTTAAAGCGTTATGTTATGATCCATGGAATGCCCAATCTTTTATAACCACATTAGAGTCTATGATGATTGATTGGCAGATGATTGAAGTTGGTCAAAACTTTAGAAGTCTATCACAACCGATTAAAACGTTTAGAATGTGGGTTGCAGAAAAGACAATCAAACACTTTGGCAATAACTTACTAACTATAGCTGTTAACAATGCCGTATTAATTTATGACGGTGAGGACAACGTAAAAATTAATAAAAAGATGAATCGACAAAAGATTGACCCTATTATCTCTGTTATAACTGCATTCAGTGAAGCGAGCATGCATGAGTTTAGTGAAGATTGGTCGTCGATTTATGAAAGTGAAGAATTTGGCTTTTAA
- a CDS encoding phage terminase small subunit P27 family, with amino-acid sequence MAGRPKKLLLNSNKNYTKEEIIEKERQEAELNKFSKIDATPPDFLDEIAKEEYKRIIPHMQELPISKLDTGQIAQYCSFYSDFVKASVILEQEDIMIVDDKGNQKVNPAFNVKEKAGIRMQQTANTLGLTIDSRLRIIVPDEKEDDDPFKQFASDE; translated from the coding sequence TTGGCAGGCAGACCGAAAAAATTATTATTAAATTCGAATAAAAATTATACAAAAGAAGAAATAATTGAAAAAGAGCGTCAAGAAGCGGAATTAAATAAATTTTCAAAGATTGACGCAACCCCACCTGATTTTTTAGACGAAATCGCAAAAGAAGAATACAAACGTATCATCCCACATATGCAAGAATTGCCTATATCTAAATTAGACACTGGTCAAATTGCACAATATTGTAGCTTTTACAGTGATTTTGTTAAAGCTAGTGTCATATTAGAACAAGAGGACATAATGATTGTGGATGATAAAGGCAATCAGAAAGTAAACCCGGCATTTAACGTAAAGGAGAAAGCCGGTATACGTATGCAACAAACGGCTAACACATTAGGTTTAACAATTGATAGTCGATTGCGTATTATCGTACCTGATGAAAAAGAAGATGATGATCCATTCAAACAATTTGCGAGTGACGAATAA